In one window of Cynocephalus volans isolate mCynVol1 chromosome 6, mCynVol1.pri, whole genome shotgun sequence DNA:
- the CAV2 gene encoding caveolin-2 isoform X1 codes for MGLETEKADVQLFMDDDSYSRHSGLDDADPEKVADSARDRDPHRLNSHLRLGFEDVIAEPVTTHSFDKVWICSHALFEISKYVMYKFLTVFLAIPLAFAAGILFATLSCLHIWILMPFVKTCLMVLPSVQTIWKSVTDVVIAPLCTSVGRTFSSISLRLSHD; via the exons ATGGGGCTGGAGACCGAGAAGGCGGACGTGCAGCTCTTCATGGACGACGACTCCTACAGCCGCCACAGCGGCCTCGACGACGCCGACCCCGAGAAGGTCGCGGACTCGGCCCGCGACCGCGATCCCCACCGGCTCAACTCGCATCTCAGG CTGGGCTTCGAGGATGTGATCGCAGAGCCGGTGACTACGCACTCCTTTGACAAAGTGTGGATCTGCAGCCATGCCCTCTTTGAAATTAGCAAATACGTGATGTACAAGTTTCTGACGGTGTTCCTGGCCATCCCCCTGGCCTTCGCTGCTGGAATTCTCTTTGCCACTCTCAGTTGTCTGCACATCTG GATTTTAATGCCTTTTGTAAAGACCTGCCTAATGGTCCTGCCTTCAGTGCAGACAATATGGAAGAGTGTGACAGATGTTGTCATTGCTCCGTTGTGTACAAGCGTAGGACGAACCTTCTCTTCTATCAGCCTGCGACTGAGCCACGACTGA
- the CAV2 gene encoding caveolin-2 isoform X2, giving the protein MGLETEKADVQLFMDDDSYSRHSGLDDADPEKVADSARDRDPHRLNSHLRDFNAFCKDLPNGPAFSADNMEECDRCCHCSVVYKRRTNLLFYQPATEPRLNTWTQVWRFGYCNTSLL; this is encoded by the exons ATGGGGCTGGAGACCGAGAAGGCGGACGTGCAGCTCTTCATGGACGACGACTCCTACAGCCGCCACAGCGGCCTCGACGACGCCGACCCCGAGAAGGTCGCGGACTCGGCCCGCGACCGCGATCCCCACCGGCTCAACTCGCATCTCAGG GATTTTAATGCCTTTTGTAAAGACCTGCCTAATGGTCCTGCCTTCAGTGCAGACAATATGGAAGAGTGTGACAGATGTTGTCATTGCTCCGTTGTGTACAAGCGTAGGACGAACCTTCTCTTCTATCAGCCTGCGACTGAGCCACGACTGAACACTTGGACCCAGGTCTGGAGATTTGGATACTGTAACACTTCCTTGTTGTAA